The following are encoded in a window of Gossypium raimondii isolate GPD5lz chromosome 13, ASM2569854v1, whole genome shotgun sequence genomic DNA:
- the LOC105783182 gene encoding protein NOI4: MSEKGRPLPKFGEWDVNDPASAEGFTVIFNKARDEKKTGGKPESPSGGDPHVKPGADPSKTQPKKWLCCMHAPPAES, translated from the exons ATGTCG GAAAAGGGTCGTCCTTTGCCAAAATTTGGTGAATGGGATGTCAATGATCCTGCATCAGCTGAGGGATTTACTGTGATCTTTAACAAGGCGAGGGACGAGAAGAAAACAGGTGGCAAACCTGAATCACCATCAGGAGGTGATCCTCATGTTAAGCCTGGAGCGGATCCCAGCAAAACCCAGCCT AAAAAATGGCTTTGCTGCATGCACGCCCCGCCTGCGGAATCTTGA